One region of Vibrio sp. FE10 genomic DNA includes:
- a CDS encoding 3-keto-L-gulonate-6-phosphate decarboxylase UlaD — translation MTKPMIQIALDQTNLPAAIEVANNVESFVDVIEVGTILAFAEGMTAVSTLRKNHPDHILVCDMKTTDGGAILARMAFEAGADWITVSAAAHIATIGACKKVADEFNGEIQIEIYGNWTMDDAQSWVDLGISQAIYHRSRDAELAGVGWTEEDLVKMRALSEMGIELSITGGIVPEDLYLFEGIKAKTFIAGRALAGDKGKETAEALKAQIDRYWN, via the coding sequence ATGACTAAACCAATGATTCAGATCGCCCTAGACCAAACAAACCTTCCTGCAGCAATTGAAGTGGCAAACAACGTTGAAAGCTTTGTTGATGTGATTGAAGTAGGTACTATTTTGGCGTTTGCAGAGGGAATGACGGCGGTTTCTACGCTTCGTAAAAATCACCCAGATCATATCCTAGTGTGCGACATGAAAACCACAGATGGCGGCGCAATTCTAGCGCGTATGGCATTCGAAGCGGGCGCTGATTGGATTACCGTTTCTGCTGCTGCACACATCGCGACTATTGGTGCTTGTAAGAAAGTCGCTGATGAATTTAATGGTGAAATCCAAATCGAAATTTACGGAAATTGGACAATGGACGACGCTCAATCTTGGGTCGACCTAGGTATTTCACAAGCGATTTACCACCGTTCTCGTGACGCTGAATTAGCCGGTGTGGGCTGGACTGAAGAAGATCTAGTGAAGATGCGTGCCTTGTCTGAAATGGGCATCGAGCTTTCTATCACAGGTGGCATCGTGCCTGAAGACCTTTACCTATTTGAAGGCATTAAAGCGAAAACCTTTATCGCAGGCCGTGCACTTGCGGGTGATAAAGGTAAAGAGACAGCTGAAGCGCTAAAAGCTCAGATCGACCGTTACTGGAACTAG